In a genomic window of Alphaproteobacteria bacterium:
- a CDS encoding sel1 repeat family protein: protein MSEPEKKPAKVAPAIDDIAANDEVTTHNEIVGASPAAPAVPATPAPAVVEPVNDNTEEAAPAAAAPKSRLRGFLKGAFNVVSGMAMGAAVSAVAKTAAVVGMTIAGAPAWATILGSGVAVGIGSTLLHDALERRKLKKTGAELPAYFSLTHGKELLSKKNLKVFGLSTTFAIAGSALFLGLHSGTIQGWLGFGPHTPAVPPVVVPPVETAVVPPVETVVAPPVETAVVPPVETAVIPPVETVVAAPICLSPTEQFAALIDGHDVSARVTDAISRSASTNAHVAAQGAKDLAFFAMNGFDGVPKDASVAVELFKQAADAGNMQAKVDLLYMQYHGLGGVPADKTAALGAMQDMKGARAAMFVREWGGAGRVIEHVKFDTSTILKGMTVGCPTP, encoded by the coding sequence ATGTCTGAACCTGAAAAAAAACCTGCAAAGGTTGCACCAGCCATTGATGACATTGCTGCCAACGACGAAGTCACGACCCATAATGAAATTGTGGGCGCTTCGCCCGCTGCGCCTGCCGTTCCCGCAACGCCCGCCCCCGCGGTGGTCGAGCCGGTGAACGACAACACCGAAGAAGCAGCTCCCGCTGCCGCTGCCCCCAAAAGCCGCCTACGCGGTTTCCTGAAGGGCGCGTTCAACGTCGTGTCCGGCATGGCGATGGGTGCCGCCGTTTCCGCCGTTGCCAAAACCGCCGCTGTTGTCGGCATGACCATCGCGGGCGCGCCCGCATGGGCGACCATTCTGGGTTCCGGCGTTGCCGTCGGTATCGGATCGACCCTGCTGCATGACGCTCTCGAGCGCCGCAAACTGAAGAAAACCGGTGCAGAACTGCCCGCTTACTTCTCCCTCACGCATGGCAAGGAACTGCTGTCGAAGAAAAACCTGAAAGTATTCGGCCTCAGCACCACCTTTGCCATCGCCGGTTCGGCGCTGTTCCTGGGTCTGCATTCGGGCACTATTCAGGGCTGGCTGGGCTTTGGCCCGCATACGCCTGCTGTTCCGCCCGTGGTTGTGCCGCCGGTTGAAACGGCCGTGGTTCCCCCGGTTGAAACGGTTGTTGCACCGCCCGTTGAAACCGCGGTTGTTCCCCCTGTTGAAACTGCGGTAATCCCTCCGGTCGAAACCGTCGTGGCAGCACCTATCTGTCTTTCGCCCACCGAACAATTCGCCGCCCTGATCGACGGCCATGACGTTTCGGCACGCGTAACGGATGCGATTTCACGCTCCGCTTCGACCAACGCGCATGTCGCCGCGCAGGGCGCAAAAGACCTCGCCTTCTTCGCCATGAACGGCTTTGACGGCGTTCCGAAAGATGCCTCGGTCGCGGTTGAACTGTTCAAGCAGGCCGCTGATGCCGGCAACATGCAGGCGAAAGTCGATCTGCTCTACATGCAATACCACGGCCTCGGCGGCGTTCCTGCCGACAAAACTGCCGCCCTCGGCGCGATGCAGGACATGAAGGGCGCACGCGCCGCCATGTTCGTGCGCGAATGGGGTGGTGCGGGTCGCGTGATCGAGCATGTCAAATTCGACACCTCGACCATCCTGAAAGGCATGACTGTCGGCTGCCCGACGCCCTGA
- a CDS encoding RluA family pseudouridine synthase has product MKDIRDRILFKDQLIIVLNKPPGIPVHAGPKGGASLEDYFTELKFDYKETPHLAHRLDRDTSGCLVLGRNERALRKLGKLFEGGRIQKTYWAIVTGKMPEETGTIDVALKKVKAPKGWTMQPAPKTDPEAQEAVTDYKVLKHLPGNLTWVELYPRTGRTHQLRVHLKSLGFPIKGDWLYTGSDTRPPQGEFPTLNLHARSITLPLYQDKPPITVEADMPPHMAALAV; this is encoded by the coding sequence ATGAAAGATATCCGCGACCGCATATTGTTCAAAGACCAGCTGATTATCGTGCTGAACAAGCCGCCCGGCATCCCCGTCCATGCGGGGCCGAAGGGCGGTGCGAGCCTTGAAGATTATTTCACCGAATTGAAATTCGATTACAAGGAAACCCCGCACCTTGCCCACCGCCTCGACCGCGACACCAGCGGCTGCCTTGTGCTGGGGCGGAACGAGCGCGCGCTGCGCAAACTCGGCAAGCTGTTCGAAGGCGGGCGCATCCAGAAAACCTATTGGGCGATTGTGACGGGCAAGATGCCGGAAGAAACCGGCACGATCGACGTCGCCCTCAAAAAAGTAAAAGCCCCCAAAGGCTGGACGATGCAGCCCGCGCCGAAGACAGACCCCGAGGCGCAGGAAGCCGTGACGGATTACAAAGTGCTGAAGCACCTGCCCGGCAACCTGACATGGGTGGAGCTATACCCGCGCACGGGCCGTACGCACCAGCTGCGCGTGCATTTAAAATCGCTGGGATTCCCGATCAAGGGCGACTGGCTTTATACAGGGTCGGACACGCGCCCCCCGCAGGGCGAATTCCCGACGCTGAACCTCCACGCCCGCAGCATCACCCTGCCCCTCTATCAGGACAAGCCTCCCATCACGGTCGAAGCCGATATGCCGCCGCATATGGCGGCGCTTGCGGTTTGA
- a CDS encoding large extracellular alpha-helical protein: protein MRHFLLALALVFSMGGVAHAAFDSTTAASEKDLRIIRVTPTGEDVASDRQIVFTFNRPVVPLGQMERTKEEIPVTISPEVDCEWRWINPSSLACQLTEKSALEQSTAYDIEMKPGIKAEDGAQLAETYKDKFITKRADVEYNWFRTWKSPGMPVVRLTFNQPVTKSSVQKFIKLNDGKADFTLDVSKDPDDNEAPRFVPFGKGWLDFGKQPKRKSDDQLTEKNGEEARRIWVVQPQQELPLDTTITMKLLPGLVSGLGPEPSIAKRDVVSFDTYPELSFVGLRCVDNSDNTITIDSGKANAANQLCNPMAPVYLMFSAPVMRSQMRDNLTFTPALGADAKKDEIWGDLSYEYSRLNSAHVKGRTYDQNLPYGLKAAQKYQITVKAPERGMWDGFTHWVQSLWEDLPETALADEFSRQLAKPFTVNFETDHRKPNFELEYHEAVLEKGVDSEVPLYVNNLEKMLYKFRSVTATGAATDKVNEEALENVQDVQYSRPFNIRKALDGKTGAVYGHLDTVPYVNKGGEGAYRLFAVVTPWQMHVKIGHFASMVWVTDMATGAPVKNAKVTVYKDSLSSLSVPSDILATATTNDSGIAEFAGTEKIDPQLELNKGWEDSSPKIFVRVDKDGDMGLMPLSSDFVIDTWRASNESISQSTRRKYGHMKSWGTTAQGIYRAGDTIQYKFYVRNQDNRTLTQAEKEGYKLEIVDPMDNVAATVETLKLSEFGAYSGEFTVGKEAPVGWYKFRLTAKFKDSPNSEEEEYNEETGEYQTGSTWYPLRVLVSDFTPVPFRVTSQLNGDLFKTDQEIEVQSSAQLHSGGPYPDASVRTTAILTERAFSSKDPKAQGFTFTTPDYETHSSVQVYQKVETNGAKGDLTSKFKISKQEFAYGRLMVESAVEDDRGKYVASESGADYVGVDRFVGMKSTEWAYDAKKPMALKYIVTDEKGVPVGDTKVDIVIEKLETTAVRVQGAGNAYLTNYTSEWKKAGECSGTPASDEADCNFTPDSAGSFRAIAKIKDTKGAEHSSGVSFWVTGSDYVMWDNQSDTLLPIIPEKTEYRVGDMARYLVKNPFPGATALVTIERYGVLHKFTTKLEGSTPVIEFEVKPDFLPGFYLSVIVTSPRVDKPLDKDGVDLGKPTFRMGYVTVPVKDPYKEMTVTAKPAADVYRPRDKVAVDIHAEPRKKGREEPIELAVAVLDEAVFDLVTGGLSNFDPYNGFYKLDGLDLKNYSLLTRLIGRQKFEKKGANQGGDGGSDLKMRDLFKFVAYWNPSIKTDKSGNAKIEFEAPDNLTGWRVLVLAVTPTDRLGLGDGNFKVNRPTEVRPVMPNQVTEGDTFKAGFSVMNRTDKPRTLTVDIKASGTIDTKDTPDSHSETVTVDPYKRTTVYLSVKAGKVPETRDLPKGEIKFEAKAYDLLDGDGMVITMPVGKFRSLETAADYGTTTENTAKTSVEFPKNIFPDIGSVSVVLSPTVIGAVEGAFRYMRDYPYICWEQILTKGVMAANYLNLKQYIPESFVWPDADKIPQAALDAAASFQAPNGGMTYFVARDEYVDPYLSAYTAIAFNWMNHAGLKVPQGVQGKLHDYLLNLLRNNAMPTFYDEGMSSTIRAVALAALAEHGKVSREDLDRYKPHLKQMSLFGKTHFLMATLRVKGAIHMAKDVANDIISHSNQTGGKFIFNEGLDDSYSRILASPLRENCAILGAMVEYGEKKEGESLVGDIPFKLVRTITQTRKNRDHWENTQENMFCMNALVEYSRVYESVKPDMEVKASLNGKEFGRAEFKDLRDPQVVADRPITKEDVGTKATVEIERDGDGRLYYATRLRYAPKSDFSKPVNSGIELHREYSVERDGKWVMLKTQDEIKRGELVRVDLFLSLPSARNFVAVNDPLPGGLETVNRELNTASKVDADKGDYVAADGSWFFKFSDWEGYNVSRWSFYHQEMRHDSVRFYSDYLPPGNYHLSYTAQAIAEGKFTVMPTLAEEMYDPDVYGKDVTGELTVAAKEEAKKE, encoded by the coding sequence ATGCGTCATTTCCTGCTCGCCCTTGCTCTTGTTTTTTCCATGGGGGGCGTGGCACATGCCGCGTTTGATAGCACAACGGCAGCATCCGAAAAAGACCTGCGCATCATCCGTGTCACGCCGACCGGCGAAGATGTGGCATCCGACCGCCAGATCGTTTTCACCTTCAACCGCCCCGTCGTGCCGCTGGGCCAGATGGAACGCACGAAGGAAGAAATTCCCGTCACCATTTCCCCCGAAGTCGATTGCGAATGGCGCTGGATCAACCCGTCATCGCTCGCCTGCCAGCTGACGGAAAAATCGGCGCTGGAACAATCCACCGCCTATGACATCGAAATGAAGCCCGGCATCAAGGCCGAAGACGGCGCGCAACTAGCGGAAACGTATAAAGACAAATTCATCACGAAACGCGCGGATGTGGAATACAACTGGTTCCGCACCTGGAAATCGCCCGGCATGCCGGTGGTGCGCCTGACCTTCAACCAGCCCGTCACCAAATCATCGGTGCAGAAATTCATCAAGCTGAACGACGGCAAGGCGGATTTCACGCTGGATGTCAGCAAAGATCCCGACGATAACGAAGCGCCGCGCTTTGTGCCCTTCGGCAAAGGCTGGCTCGATTTCGGCAAGCAGCCTAAACGCAAAAGCGACGACCAGCTGACCGAAAAGAACGGCGAAGAAGCACGCCGCATCTGGGTCGTGCAGCCGCAACAGGAATTGCCGCTCGATACCACGATCACCATGAAACTGCTGCCCGGCCTTGTCTCCGGCCTTGGGCCCGAACCCAGCATCGCCAAGCGCGATGTGGTCAGTTTCGACACTTACCCCGAACTTTCCTTCGTCGGTCTGCGCTGCGTCGATAACAGCGATAACACCATCACTATCGATTCCGGCAAGGCGAATGCCGCAAACCAGCTTTGCAACCCGATGGCGCCTGTCTATCTGATGTTCAGCGCCCCCGTGATGCGCTCGCAGATGCGCGACAATTTGACCTTTACCCCCGCGCTGGGCGCGGACGCCAAGAAAGACGAAATCTGGGGCGACCTGTCGTATGAATATTCGCGGCTGAACAGTGCGCATGTAAAGGGCCGTACCTATGACCAGAACCTGCCATATGGCCTGAAGGCCGCGCAGAAATACCAGATCACCGTCAAGGCGCCCGAGCGCGGCATGTGGGACGGTTTCACGCATTGGGTGCAGTCGCTTTGGGAAGACCTGCCCGAAACCGCGCTTGCCGATGAATTCTCGCGCCAGCTTGCCAAGCCTTTTACCGTCAATTTCGAAACCGACCACCGCAAGCCGAATTTCGAGCTGGAATACCACGAAGCCGTGCTGGAAAAAGGCGTGGATAGCGAAGTGCCGCTCTACGTCAACAACCTCGAAAAGATGCTCTATAAATTCCGCAGCGTGACGGCGACGGGCGCAGCGACCGACAAAGTGAACGAAGAAGCTTTGGAAAATGTACAGGACGTGCAGTATTCGCGCCCCTTCAACATCCGCAAGGCGCTGGACGGCAAAACCGGCGCGGTCTATGGCCATCTGGATACCGTGCCTTACGTTAACAAGGGCGGCGAAGGGGCTTACCGCTTGTTCGCCGTGGTCACGCCGTGGCAGATGCACGTGAAAATCGGCCATTTCGCCAGCATGGTCTGGGTCACCGACATGGCGACGGGCGCGCCCGTGAAAAACGCGAAGGTGACTGTATATAAAGACAGCCTCAGCTCGCTCTCCGTGCCGTCGGATATCCTTGCGACGGCCACGACAAACGACAGCGGCATCGCCGAATTCGCGGGCACCGAAAAAATCGACCCGCAGCTTGAACTGAACAAAGGCTGGGAAGACAGCTCGCCGAAAATCTTCGTGCGCGTCGATAAAGACGGCGATATGGGCCTGATGCCGCTCAGCAGCGATTTCGTGATCGATACATGGCGCGCGTCGAACGAAAGCATTTCCCAATCGACCCGCCGCAAATACGGCCACATGAAATCATGGGGCACGACCGCACAGGGCATCTACCGCGCGGGCGACACCATCCAGTATAAATTCTATGTCCGTAACCAGGACAACCGCACGCTGACGCAGGCGGAAAAAGAAGGCTATAAACTGGAAATCGTCGACCCGATGGATAACGTCGCGGCAACCGTCGAAACGCTGAAGCTCAGCGAATTCGGCGCCTATTCCGGCGAATTTACCGTCGGCAAGGAAGCGCCCGTCGGCTGGTACAAATTCCGCCTGACCGCGAAATTCAAGGACAGCCCGAATTCGGAGGAAGAGGAATACAACGAGGAAACCGGCGAATACCAGACCGGCAGCACGTGGTATCCCCTGCGCGTGCTGGTCAGCGATTTCACGCCGGTGCCGTTCCGCGTCACCAGCCAGCTGAACGGCGACCTGTTCAAGACGGATCAGGAGATCGAGGTTCAATCATCCGCGCAGCTGCATTCCGGCGGCCCGTATCCAGATGCGTCGGTGCGTACCACCGCGATCCTTACGGAACGCGCGTTTTCGTCGAAAGACCCGAAGGCGCAGGGCTTCACCTTCACCACGCCCGACTATGAAACCCATAGCAGCGTGCAGGTGTACCAAAAGGTCGAAACCAACGGCGCGAAGGGCGACCTGACATCGAAATTCAAGATCTCCAAGCAGGAATTCGCCTATGGCCGCTTGATGGTGGAATCTGCCGTCGAAGATGATCGCGGCAAATATGTGGCGTCAGAATCGGGTGCGGATTACGTGGGTGTTGACCGTTTTGTCGGCATGAAATCGACCGAATGGGCCTATGACGCCAAAAAACCGATGGCGCTGAAATACATCGTGACCGATGAAAAAGGCGTGCCGGTTGGCGATACCAAGGTTGATATTGTCATCGAAAAACTGGAAACCACCGCCGTGCGCGTGCAGGGCGCGGGTAACGCCTACCTGACCAACTACACCAGCGAATGGAAAAAAGCGGGAGAATGCTCCGGTACGCCCGCCAGCGACGAAGCCGATTGCAACTTTACGCCCGATAGCGCCGGTTCGTTCCGCGCGATTGCCAAAATCAAGGACACGAAGGGCGCGGAACATTCCTCCGGCGTTTCGTTCTGGGTGACCGGCAGCGATTACGTGATGTGGGACAATCAAAGCGATACATTGTTGCCCATCATCCCGGAAAAAACCGAATACCGCGTGGGCGACATGGCGCGTTACCTCGTGAAAAACCCTTTCCCCGGCGCAACTGCGCTGGTGACCATCGAGCGTTACGGCGTGCTGCATAAATTCACGACCAAGCTGGAAGGCTCGACCCCCGTCATCGAATTCGAGGTGAAGCCCGATTTCCTGCCCGGATTCTATCTGTCAGTCATCGTCACATCACCGCGCGTCGACAAGCCGCTGGACAAAGACGGCGTCGATCTTGGCAAGCCGACTTTCCGCATGGGCTACGTGACCGTTCCCGTCAAAGACCCGTACAAGGAAATGACCGTCACGGCAAAACCTGCCGCCGATGTCTATCGCCCGCGCGACAAGGTGGCTGTCGATATCCATGCCGAACCCCGCAAAAAAGGCCGCGAAGAACCGATCGAGCTTGCGGTTGCCGTGCTGGACGAAGCCGTGTTTGACCTTGTCACCGGAGGCTTGTCCAATTTCGATCCGTATAACGGTTTTTATAAACTCGACGGGCTCGATTTGAAAAACTACAGCTTGCTCACCCGCCTGATCGGCCGCCAGAAATTCGAGAAAAAAGGCGCGAACCAGGGCGGCGACGGCGGCTCCGACCTGAAAATGCGCGACCTGTTCAAGTTCGTCGCTTACTGGAATCCGTCGATCAAGACGGATAAATCCGGCAACGCGAAAATCGAATTCGAAGCGCCGGACAACCTGACCGGCTGGCGCGTGCTGGTGCTGGCGGTGACGCCGACCGACCGCCTTGGCCTTGGTGACGGCAACTTCAAGGTCAACAGGCCTACCGAAGTGCGCCCCGTGATGCCGAACCAGGTGACGGAGGGCGATACTTTCAAGGCCGGTTTCAGCGTGATGAACCGCACGGATAAACCGCGCACCCTGACCGTCGATATCAAGGCTTCCGGCACGATCGACACCAAGGATACGCCCGACAGCCACAGCGAAACTGTGACGGTCGATCCGTATAAGCGCACAACCGTCTATCTTTCCGTGAAAGCGGGCAAAGTGCCGGAAACGCGCGATCTGCCGAAAGGCGAGATCAAGTTCGAGGCGAAAGCCTATGACCTGCTCGACGGCGATGGCATGGTGATAACGATGCCGGTTGGAAAATTCCGCTCGCTTGAAACCGCCGCCGATTACGGCACGACGACGGAAAATACCGCCAAGACCAGCGTCGAATTTCCCAAAAATATCTTCCCCGATATCGGCAGCGTCAGCGTCGTGCTGTCGCCGACCGTCATCGGCGCGGTGGAGGGGGCGTTCCGCTACATGCGCGACTACCCCTATATCTGCTGGGAACAGATTTTGACGAAAGGCGTGATGGCGGCGAATTACCTGAACCTGAAGCAGTACATCCCCGAAAGCTTCGTCTGGCCCGATGCGGATAAAATCCCGCAGGCCGCGCTCGATGCCGCCGCCAGCTTCCAGGCGCCGAATGGCGGGATGACATACTTTGTCGCACGCGACGAATATGTCGATCCTTACCTCAGCGCCTATACGGCTATCGCCTTCAACTGGATGAACCATGCGGGGCTTAAGGTGCCGCAGGGCGTGCAGGGCAAGCTGCATGATTATCTGCTGAACCTGCTGCGCAACAACGCCATGCCGACTTTCTATGACGAAGGCATGAGCAGCACGATCCGTGCGGTTGCGCTGGCGGCGCTGGCGGAGCATGGCAAGGTGAGCCGCGAAGACCTCGACCGCTACAAACCCCACTTGAAGCAAATGAGCCTGTTCGGAAAAACCCATTTCCTGATGGCGACGCTGCGGGTGAAGGGCGCGATCCATATGGCGAAGGATGTGGCGAACGATATTATCTCCCATTCCAACCAGACGGGCGGCAAGTTCATCTTCAACGAGGGGCTGGACGACAGCTATTCCCGCATCCTCGCATCGCCCTTGCGCGAAAACTGCGCAATTCTCGGCGCGATGGTCGAATATGGCGAGAAGAAGGAGGGTGAAAGCCTTGTCGGCGATATTCCCTTCAAGCTCGTCCGCACCATCACGCAAACGCGCAAAAACCGCGACCATTGGGAAAACACGCAGGAAAATATGTTCTGCATGAACGCGCTGGTCGAATACAGCCGCGTCTATGAAAGCGTTAAGCCGGATATGGAAGTGAAGGCCAGCCTGAACGGCAAGGAATTCGGCCGTGCCGAATTCAAAGACCTGCGCGACCCGCAGGTAGTCGCCGACCGCCCCATCACCAAGGAAGATGTCGGCACCAAGGCAACCGTAGAAATCGAACGCGATGGCGACGGCAGGTTGTACTACGCAACCCGCCTGCGCTACGCCCCGAAATCCGATTTCAGCAAGCCTGTGAATTCCGGCATCGAACTCCACCGCGAATACAGCGTGGAGCGTGACGGCAAATGGGTCATGTTGAAAACGCAGGACGAGATCAAGCGCGGCGAGCTGGTGCGCGTCGACCTGTTTCTGTCGCTGCCCTCCGCCCGCAACTTTGTGGCGGTGAACGACCCGCTGCCGGGCGGGCTTGAAACCGTCAACCGCGAGCTGAATACCGCGTCCAAGGTCGATGCCGACAAGGGAGATTATGTGGCGGCGGATGGTTCGTGGTTCTTCAAGTTCAGCGATTGGGAAGGCTATAACGTCTCCCGGTGGAGCTTCTACCATCAGGAAATGCGCCACGACAGCGTACGTTTCTATTCCGACTACCTGCCCCCGGGTAATTACCACCTGAGCTATACCGCGCAGGCGATCGCCGAGGGCAAGTTCACCGTCATGCCGACGCTTGCCGAAGAAATGTACGATCCAGATGTCTACGGCAAGGATGTGACGGGAGAGCTGACGGTGGCGGCGAAGGAAGAAGCGAAGAAGGAATAA
- a CDS encoding tryptophan-rich sensory protein, with protein MKKYLSLILIIIAFEAISGGIGHYNMNSVRDWYVHLNKPSFAPPNWVFPVVWSTLYAMIATAGWIIWRMPQGAARKKMQILFAGYMALSWGWSFVFFTFKAILAGFYWILAYDLVALLLIMTAWKEKRIVAYLMLPALAWTLFAAYLNYSYADLNKPVEPKMEITGG; from the coding sequence TTGAAAAAATACCTCTCCCTCATCCTCATCATCATCGCCTTCGAAGCCATCTCGGGCGGGATTGGGCATTACAACATGAACAGCGTGCGCGACTGGTATGTGCATCTGAACAAGCCGTCATTCGCGCCGCCCAACTGGGTGTTTCCGGTGGTTTGGTCAACGCTTTATGCGATGATCGCGACGGCGGGGTGGATTATCTGGCGGATGCCGCAGGGCGCGGCGCGCAAAAAAATGCAAATCCTGTTCGCCGGCTATATGGCGCTCAGCTGGGGGTGGAGTTTTGTGTTCTTTACCTTCAAGGCGATACTGGCGGGTTTCTACTGGATCCTTGCCTATGACCTTGTCGCGCTGCTGCTCATCATGACGGCATGGAAAGAAAAACGCATCGTCGCCTACCTGATGCTGCCCGCGCTGGCATGGACGCTGTTTGCTGCTTACCTGAATTATTCCTATGCCGATCTCAACAAGCCTGTCGAGCCCAAGATGGAAATAACGGGCGGTTAA
- a CDS encoding iron-containing alcohol dehydrogenase, whose product MTKNITGSWNYPTRILFGPGRIKELPDNAKKFGMKKPLLITDAGLKEHEIVKNTIALLKSAGLEAAVFADIKPNPTGKNIDDGVKAYKDGKHDGVIAFGGGSGLDAAKAIALMVGQTRPLWDFVDEGDNYLRVIESGMAPVIAVPTTSGTGSEVGRCSVVVHEDSHEKKLIFHPKIMPALVIADPELTIGLPPHITAATGIDAFVHCFEAFCAPGYHPQADGIALEGMKLVAEYLPRAYKDGKDIEARANMMVAATMGAAAFQKGLGGVHALAHPLGGNYDKPHGLLNAILLPYVVLRNRSALTEKMDQLSRMLNLAEKGYNASGFDAVMKWMLDFRKALGVPNTLAEIGVPSDRIKEIGQLATQDPSAGGNPITLTAADYAEIFANALKGDLAEKQRAA is encoded by the coding sequence ATGACGAAAAACATCACCGGCTCCTGGAATTATCCCACCCGCATCCTGTTCGGCCCCGGCCGCATCAAGGAACTGCCCGATAACGCCAAAAAATTCGGCATGAAAAAACCGCTGCTGATCACCGATGCGGGGCTGAAGGAACACGAGATCGTGAAAAACACGATTGCGCTGCTGAAATCGGCTGGCCTTGAAGCCGCCGTATTTGCGGACATCAAACCGAACCCTACCGGCAAGAATATCGACGACGGCGTGAAGGCGTATAAAGACGGTAAGCATGACGGCGTGATCGCCTTCGGCGGCGGATCGGGTCTTGATGCGGCAAAGGCCATCGCCCTGATGGTCGGCCAGACGCGCCCGTTGTGGGATTTCGTGGACGAGGGCGACAATTACCTGCGCGTGATTGAATCCGGCATGGCCCCCGTGATCGCCGTGCCGACGACATCGGGCACGGGGTCGGAAGTCGGCCGCTGCTCCGTCGTGGTGCATGAAGACAGCCACGAAAAGAAACTGATTTTCCATCCGAAGATCATGCCTGCGCTGGTCATCGCGGATCCCGAACTCACCATCGGCCTGCCGCCGCATATCACGGCGGCGACCGGCATCGATGCGTTCGTGCATTGCTTCGAAGCCTTCTGCGCCCCCGGTTACCATCCGCAGGCCGACGGCATCGCGCTGGAGGGCATGAAGCTGGTCGCCGAATACCTGCCGCGCGCCTACAAGGACGGCAAGGATATCGAAGCGCGCGCGAACATGATGGTCGCGGCCACCATGGGCGCGGCGGCGTTCCAGAAGGGGCTCGGCGGCGTTCACGCGCTCGCCCATCCGCTCGGCGGCAACTACGACAAGCCGCATGGTTTGCTCAACGCCATCCTGCTGCCTTATGTCGTCCTGCGTAACCGCTCCGCGCTGACCGAAAAAATGGACCAGCTGTCGCGCATGCTGAACCTTGCCGAGAAGGGCTATAACGCATCCGGCTTCGACGCCGTGATGAAATGGATGCTCGACTTCCGCAAGGCGCTCGGCGTGCCCAACACCCTCGCCGAAATCGGCGTACCTTCCGACCGCATCAAGGAAATCGGCCAGTTGGCGACGCAAGACCCGTCGGCAGGTGGCAATCCGATTACGCTGACGGCGGCGGATTATGCGGAGATTTTTGCGAATGCGCTTAAGGGTGATTTAGCGGAAAAACAGCGCGCAGCTTAA